Proteins found in one Endomicrobiales bacterium genomic segment:
- the pseB gene encoding UDP-N-acetylglucosamine 4,6-dehydratase (inverting) — translation MLTGKIILVTGGTGSFGKSFIKRLFEKYDPKKVIVYSRDEYKQYIMQKQFEKYNDKLRFFIGDVRDKERLCRAFEGVDVVVHAAALKHVPAAEYNPIEAIKTNIHGAENVIDAAIDKGVNKVVALSTDKACNPINLYGATKLVSDKLFVSANAYSGSRKTVFSVVRYGNVTGSRGSVIPFFKSLIDKGIKKLPVTDIRMTRFWITLEQGIDLVIKALGEAKGGEIYVAKIPSCKMIDLAKAMLPSVEIDEIGIREGEKLHEVMITEEDARNTYEYAQTYIIYPHFNWWNFEKHFTKGGKKVSEGFMYSSNTNPQKINIEEIKTLLNTIEIIY, via the coding sequence ATGTTGACAGGAAAAATCATACTTGTAACTGGCGGAACAGGATCATTTGGAAAATCGTTTATAAAGCGTTTATTTGAAAAATATGACCCAAAAAAAGTAATTGTGTACTCAAGAGATGAATACAAACAATATATAATGCAAAAGCAATTTGAAAAATACAATGACAAACTTAGGTTTTTTATTGGAGATGTTCGCGATAAAGAACGCCTCTGCCGTGCATTTGAGGGCGTTGATGTAGTTGTGCACGCTGCCGCATTAAAACATGTTCCAGCCGCTGAATATAACCCTATAGAGGCAATAAAAACCAACATACATGGGGCAGAAAATGTAATAGATGCCGCCATAGATAAAGGTGTAAATAAAGTTGTAGCACTTTCAACTGATAAAGCTTGCAACCCTATAAATCTATATGGTGCTACTAAATTAGTTTCAGATAAATTATTTGTTTCAGCAAATGCCTATTCTGGATCACGCAAAACAGTTTTTAGTGTTGTTCGCTATGGTAATGTTACCGGCAGTAGAGGTTCCGTTATTCCATTTTTTAAGTCACTAATTGATAAAGGCATAAAAAAACTTCCAGTCACAGATATAAGAATGACAAGGTTTTGGATCACGCTTGAGCAAGGAATAGACCTCGTAATAAAAGCTTTGGGCGAAGCAAAGGGCGGGGAAATATATGTAGCTAAAATACCTTCTTGCAAAATGATTGACTTAGCAAAAGCAATGCTCCCATCTGTTGAAATTGACGAAATAGGTATACGGGAAGGCGAAAAACTTCACGAAGTAATGATAACCGAAGAAGATGCTAGAAACACTTATGAATATGCTCAAACATATATAATTTACCCACATTTCAATTGGTGGAACTTTGAAAAACATTTCACTAAAGGTGGTAAGAAAGTAAGTGAAGGATTCATGTACTCGTCAAATACTAATCCTCAAAAAATAAACATAGAAGAAATAAAAACACTCTTAAACACAATAGAAATTATTTACTAA
- a CDS encoding aminotransferase class III-fold pyridoxal phosphate-dependent enzyme encodes MKNKIGKSQKLYEKAKLLIPGGTQLLSKRPEMFLPNYWPAYYSKAKGCEVWDLDNRKYIDMSYMGIGSCVLGYADPDVNKAVKSAVDAGNMTTLNAPEEVELANLLLGLHKWADMVRYCRTGGEAMSLAVRVARAKTGKDIVLFCGYHGWHDWYLSSNIADSKSLDGHLLPGLSPLGVPRALNKTSFPFNYNDTKHFLKLIKEHKGEIGAVIMESIRNTQPNKEFIEAIRTETKKNKIPLIIDEITAGWRLNVGGAHLLYNLKPDLAVFAKGISNGFPMAAIIGTRNYMQIAQETFISSTYWTDKIGPTAALATIKKFKKNNVHKHLEKTGKLVQQGWLKAAKKHSLKIHCGGIYPLSHFSFEYNEPLVLKTLFTQVMLENGFLASTAFYASFAHKEKHVKSYFVAVDKAFKFIADALKSGNPKKYLQGPVCHSGFKRLT; translated from the coding sequence ATGAAAAACAAAATTGGCAAATCACAAAAGCTTTATGAAAAAGCAAAACTCCTGATACCAGGAGGAACACAGCTATTATCCAAAAGACCTGAAATGTTTTTACCAAATTACTGGCCCGCTTATTACAGCAAGGCAAAAGGCTGTGAAGTTTGGGATTTAGATAATAGAAAATACATAGATATGAGTTATATGGGTATTGGATCCTGCGTACTTGGTTATGCCGACCCAGATGTAAATAAAGCTGTTAAATCTGCTGTAGATGCCGGTAATATGACCACGCTGAATGCTCCTGAAGAAGTTGAACTCGCCAATCTCTTGTTGGGTTTACATAAATGGGCTGATATGGTTAGATATTGTAGAACAGGCGGCGAGGCAATGTCATTAGCAGTAAGAGTAGCAAGAGCAAAAACAGGAAAAGATATAGTATTGTTTTGTGGTTATCATGGCTGGCACGATTGGTACCTATCATCAAACATAGCCGACAGTAAGTCATTAGATGGACATTTGCTCCCTGGATTAAGCCCTTTAGGTGTGCCGCGTGCATTAAATAAAACATCGTTTCCTTTCAATTACAATGACACTAAGCACTTCTTGAAGCTTATAAAAGAACATAAAGGTGAAATTGGCGCTGTAATAATGGAATCAATACGAAACACCCAGCCAAACAAGGAATTTATAGAAGCCATTAGAACTGAAACCAAAAAAAACAAAATACCCTTAATAATTGATGAAATAACTGCTGGCTGGCGCCTAAATGTTGGTGGCGCACATTTGCTTTATAATTTAAAGCCCGATTTGGCAGTTTTTGCAAAAGGCATAAGCAATGGATTCCCTATGGCCGCAATAATTGGCACAAGAAATTATATGCAAATAGCACAAGAAACATTTATTAGCAGCACCTATTGGACCGACAAAATCGGCCCTACAGCGGCATTAGCAACAATAAAGAAATTTAAGAAAAACAATGTCCACAAACATTTAGAAAAAACTGGGAAGTTGGTTCAACAAGGTTGGCTTAAAGCCGCGAAAAAACACTCTTTAAAAATTCATTGCGGCGGCATATACCCATTAAGCCACTTTTCATTTGAGTACAATGAACCGCTTGTTCTTAAAACTTTATTCACGCAGGTTATGTTGGAAAATGGGTTTTTAGCTAGCACCGCCTTCTATGCATCATTTGCCCATAAAGAAAAACATGTTAAAAGTTATTTTGTCGCGGTTGATAAAGCATTTAAGTTTATTGCTGATGCGTTAAAGTCAGGTAACCCAAAAAAATATCTTCAAGGCCCAGTGTGCCACTCAGGGTTTAAACGGTTAACATGA
- a CDS encoding winged helix-turn-helix transcriptional regulator, producing the protein MSINDKEFAVIKEISSNQSPDQRSIAIKTGISLGLTNLIIKRLTIKGYIKAKLLNRKKIQYLLTPEGFSEQATRSYAFAKRTVGLLKKIREQIQELVIKHYKLGCRSFSIIGSDELADIAEIAIKNLKTKDIAIDRKQTSTDTEVVILVTDMGENIDLLKYLSDTQLLLKD; encoded by the coding sequence ATGTCAATAAACGATAAAGAATTTGCTGTAATAAAAGAAATATCAAGCAATCAAAGTCCAGATCAGCGTTCTATTGCAATCAAAACTGGTATATCTTTGGGTTTGACAAATCTTATAATAAAACGCCTTACAATAAAGGGATATATTAAAGCAAAGCTTTTAAATCGCAAAAAAATTCAATACCTTTTAACTCCAGAAGGGTTTTCTGAACAAGCAACGCGTTCTTACGCATTTGCCAAAAGAACAGTGGGTTTATTAAAAAAGATAAGGGAACAGATCCAAGAACTTGTTATTAAACACTATAAGCTTGGGTGCAGGTCTTTTTCAATTATCGGTTCAGACGAGCTTGCGGATATTGCTGAAATTGCCATAAAAAACCTTAAAACAAAAGATATAGCAATAGACAGGAAACAAACTTCAACTGACACTGAAGTGGTAATTTTGGTAACGGACATGGGTGAAAATATTGATCTTTTAAAATACCTTTCAGATACTCAACTGTTGCTTAAAGATTAA
- the pseC gene encoding UDP-4-amino-4,6-dideoxy-N-acetyl-beta-L-altrosamine transaminase, producing MNFIPYGRQSIDSEDIKEVIKTLKSQLLTQGPKVGEFEQAVAKYCGVKYAVAVSNGTAALHLACLAAGLGENNEGITSPITFVASSNCMLYCNAKPVFADIENETANISIKDIEKKITPRTKVLIPVHFAGHPCNMPQIYTLAKKHKLTVIEDAAHALGAKYKHNNKWIKVGSCAHSDMTILSFHPVKHITTGEGGMILTNRRDMYDKLIKLRSHGITKSNFINNPDGEWYYEMQELGYNYRITDIQCALGISQIKKLDSFINKRKEIVKKYNKIFKNNPFFSTPVENECYSSSYHLYVVKLKPNLFSKRKLIVSKLKEEHIGTQVHYIPVYKQPYYKSIGYKSNICANAENYYKAALSLPLFPSMTNSEVEYVAKTVLKVINDVK from the coding sequence ATGAACTTTATACCTTACGGACGACAATCAATCGATTCAGAAGACATTAAAGAAGTCATTAAAACTTTAAAGTCACAGCTATTAACGCAGGGTCCGAAAGTTGGCGAATTTGAGCAAGCTGTGGCAAAATATTGTGGAGTGAAATATGCTGTTGCGGTTTCTAATGGTACTGCAGCTCTGCACTTGGCTTGCCTTGCCGCAGGGCTTGGTGAAAATAACGAAGGTATAACATCGCCAATAACATTTGTTGCATCTTCAAATTGTATGCTTTACTGTAATGCAAAACCAGTATTTGCTGATATTGAAAATGAAACCGCAAACATATCAATCAAAGACATTGAAAAAAAAATTACACCTCGCACTAAAGTATTAATCCCTGTTCATTTTGCTGGTCACCCTTGCAATATGCCGCAAATATACACACTCGCAAAAAAACACAAATTAACTGTTATTGAAGATGCCGCTCACGCTTTAGGTGCAAAATATAAGCACAACAATAAATGGATTAAAGTTGGTTCTTGTGCGCACTCCGATATGACAATACTAAGTTTTCACCCAGTAAAACACATAACTACCGGTGAAGGTGGCATGATACTTACTAACAGAAGGGATATGTATGATAAGCTAATAAAGTTAAGGTCTCACGGTATTACAAAATCAAACTTTATAAACAATCCTGATGGCGAGTGGTATTATGAAATGCAAGAATTAGGATACAACTACCGAATTACAGATATACAATGCGCGCTCGGAATTTCACAAATCAAAAAGTTAGATTCTTTTATAAATAAAAGAAAAGAAATAGTTAAAAAATACAATAAAATATTCAAAAATAATCCATTTTTTTCAACCCCAGTTGAAAATGAATGCTATTCTTCTTCTTATCATCTCTATGTTGTAAAATTAAAACCAAATCTTTTTTCAAAAAGAAAATTAATTGTTTCAAAGCTAAAAGAAGAACACATTGGCACGCAAGTTCATTACATTCCAGTTTATAAACAACCGTATTATAAGTCGATTGGATACAAATCAAATATATGTGCAAACGCAGAAAATTATTACAAAGCAGCTTTAAGTTTACCTCTGTTCCCAAGCATGACAAACTCTGAAGTAGAATATGTTGCCAAAACAGTTTTAAAGGTAATTAATGATGTCAAGTAA
- the pseI gene encoding pseudaminic acid synthase, with protein sequence MKIANREIGGQAPAFIIAELSANHNHSFDFAKATIKAMKESGADAVKLQTYTPDTMTLDSNNDCFKINQETIWDGKTLYQLYKDAYMPWEWQPKLKDFAESIGLIFFSSPFDKTAVDFLEELNVPCYKIASFEITDIPLIEYVASKNKPIIFATGIAEIEDINLAIDTCKKCGNEDVVLLKCTSNYPTQPSEMNLITIPDMANKFGKIVGLSDHSLGITAPITAVALGAKVIEKHFILDKTIGGPDASFSLEPNEFKEMVRCVRETEKILGEVDYSLSDKIKKSRKLCKSIFVSKNIKKGDVLTEENIKVIRPGYGLHPKYYKEILGKKVVRNVEFGTPFSLDLVDIKGPNPLRLQK encoded by the coding sequence ATGAAAATAGCTAATAGGGAAATTGGCGGGCAAGCACCCGCATTTATAATTGCTGAGTTATCAGCAAACCATAATCACAGTTTTGATTTCGCAAAAGCCACAATAAAAGCTATGAAAGAATCTGGCGCAGATGCAGTTAAACTTCAAACCTATACGCCAGATACAATGACATTAGATTCTAACAATGATTGCTTTAAAATTAATCAAGAAACAATTTGGGATGGCAAAACACTTTATCAGTTATATAAAGATGCCTATATGCCCTGGGAGTGGCAACCAAAACTAAAAGATTTTGCTGAATCTATCGGATTAATATTCTTTTCATCTCCATTTGATAAAACCGCTGTTGATTTTTTGGAAGAATTAAATGTTCCGTGTTATAAAATTGCTTCATTTGAAATAACGGATATTCCATTAATAGAATATGTTGCTTCAAAAAATAAACCTATCATTTTTGCAACAGGAATAGCAGAAATAGAAGATATAAATCTTGCAATAGATACATGCAAAAAATGTGGGAATGAGGATGTAGTTTTGCTTAAATGCACATCTAATTACCCAACGCAACCGTCAGAAATGAATTTAATAACAATTCCAGACATGGCAAATAAATTTGGGAAGATAGTCGGATTATCAGATCATAGTTTAGGAATAACAGCACCAATTACAGCAGTAGCGTTAGGTGCTAAGGTAATAGAAAAACATTTTATTTTAGACAAAACTATTGGCGGACCAGATGCCAGTTTTTCATTGGAGCCAAATGAATTTAAAGAGATGGTAAGGTGCGTTAGAGAAACAGAAAAAATATTAGGTGAAGTTGATTATAGCTTAAGCGATAAAATTAAAAAATCTCGAAAACTTTGTAAATCCATATTTGTTTCAAAGAATATAAAAAAAGGCGATGTTTTAACAGAAGAAAACATAAAAGTTATTAGGCCTGGATATGGGTTACATCCTAAATATTACAAAGAAATTTTAGGTAAGAAAGTGGTGAGAAATGTTGAATTTGGAACACCATTTAGTTTGGATTTAGTAGATATAAAAGGTCCCAATCCATTACGGTTGCAAAAGTAG
- a CDS encoding glycosyltransferase family protein — protein sequence MKILLIIQARTGSTRLPSKVLLNLEGKTVLEQVIRRAKASKLTTDTLLATTISKSDLPILEICIKNNIQVFCGSENDVLDRFYQSAKLFSPDHIVRITADCPIIDPSIIDNVIDVHLKQKNDYTSNTLDETFPDGEDVEVFTFAALKNAWENAKLLSEREHVTPFIRNNSEIFKIGNVSCAQNLSNKRWTLDNPEDYEFIKKVYSELYKQNELFGMNEVLSLLQKKPELEKINSAITRNLGYIKSVNNDKEIKK from the coding sequence ATGAAAATACTATTAATAATCCAAGCAAGAACCGGCTCAACTCGGCTTCCTTCAAAGGTATTATTAAACTTAGAAGGCAAAACAGTTCTTGAACAAGTAATTAGGCGTGCAAAAGCAAGTAAACTAACAACTGATACACTTCTTGCAACAACAATATCAAAAAGTGATTTACCAATTCTTGAAATCTGCATTAAAAATAATATACAAGTCTTCTGTGGCTCTGAAAATGATGTATTAGACAGGTTTTATCAGTCAGCAAAATTGTTCTCACCTGATCACATTGTAAGAATAACAGCCGACTGCCCTATAATAGACCCTTCCATAATTGACAATGTTATTGATGTTCATCTTAAACAAAAAAATGACTACACATCAAACACACTAGACGAAACATTTCCAGACGGGGAAGATGTTGAGGTATTTACCTTTGCAGCACTCAAAAACGCATGGGAAAATGCAAAACTATTATCCGAAAGAGAACATGTCACGCCATTTATAAGAAACAATAGTGAAATTTTCAAAATCGGAAATGTGAGTTGTGCTCAAAACTTATCTAACAAAAGGTGGACATTAGATAACCCTGAAGATTATGAATTTATTAAAAAGGTTTATTCCGAACTATACAAGCAAAATGAACTTTTTGGAATGAATGAAGTTCTAAGTTTATTACAAAAAAAGCCTGAATTAGAAAAAATCAACTCGGCAATTACACGCAATTTAGGATATATCAAGTCAGTAAATAACGATAAAGAGATAAAAAAATGA
- a CDS encoding aldo/keto reductase, which translates to MSSKLALGTAQFGLNYGINNSSGKIPKETAFEILNSAMNNSIDTLDTAAAYGDSEEVIGAFISKTNSNIKIISKITSNTNCIEGIESSLARLHINNIYGLLIHNFNDFKNNNSLWEKLQELKQKGKVSKIGFSFYNPVEFDEVLVSGIMPDIIQAPYSVFDQRFATCFQICKKKGIEVHTRSVFLQGLVFKNPNELNSFFAPIKQKIKKLAEISKEQKIAVNSLCLCFACLNSNIDKVVIGVDSLNNLNENIESLKEMRRVKNVYTALTCLEVKDENMILPTKWNLQ; encoded by the coding sequence ATGTCAAGTAAACTTGCTCTTGGTACAGCTCAATTTGGACTTAATTATGGGATTAACAATTCATCCGGGAAAATTCCCAAAGAAACTGCTTTTGAAATTTTAAACAGTGCTATGAATAATTCTATTGATACATTAGACACGGCAGCAGCATACGGCGACAGCGAAGAGGTAATAGGCGCATTTATAAGTAAAACAAACAGCAATATAAAAATAATATCTAAAATCACATCAAATACTAATTGCATAGAAGGAATTGAAAGCTCATTGGCTCGCCTACATATCAATAATATTTATGGTCTTTTAATACACAACTTTAATGATTTTAAAAATAATAATTCTTTGTGGGAAAAACTTCAAGAACTTAAACAAAAAGGGAAGGTAAGTAAAATTGGATTTTCTTTTTACAACCCTGTAGAATTTGACGAAGTATTAGTAAGTGGAATAATGCCTGATATTATACAAGCGCCTTATAGTGTTTTTGACCAACGCTTTGCAACTTGTTTTCAGATATGCAAAAAAAAAGGAATAGAAGTTCATACAAGGTCAGTTTTTCTTCAAGGGTTAGTGTTTAAAAATCCAAATGAACTTAATTCATTTTTTGCGCCTATAAAACAAAAAATAAAAAAGCTTGCGGAAATTTCTAAAGAACAAAAAATAGCGGTAAACTCATTGTGTTTGTGTTTTGCGTGTCTTAACAGCAACATAGACAAGGTAGTAATTGGGGTAGATAGCTTAAATAACCTAAATGAAAATATAGAAAGTTTAAAAGAAATGCGGCGAGTTAAAAATGTTTACACGGCTTTAACATGCTTAGAAGTAAAAGATGAAAATATGATTTTACCTACTAAATGGAACCTACAATGA
- a CDS encoding sugar phosphate isomerase/epimerase, producing the protein MINIGLKLWSTNSNYIEEAKRLYSSGTYSYIELYVIPNSLNNVSIWKNFKIPFIIHASHFKDGVNLAKKECKIKNMLAAKEAIEFANILNAKYIIFHPGIAGDIKETVEQLNEINDKRILIENKPYFIEMNNSICNGATIEEIDYVLNNTNVGFCLDIGHAICAANANKLDAIEYIKQFLKFNPKMFHLVDNKFDSIYDKHYHIGNENYPIKKIIELLPKESLITLETYKNSNENLDDFSADVLRINTIINEKS; encoded by the coding sequence ATGATAAATATTGGCTTAAAGTTGTGGTCAACAAATTCGAATTATATTGAGGAAGCAAAAAGGTTGTACAGTAGTGGGACATACAGTTACATTGAGCTGTATGTAATTCCAAATTCGCTTAACAATGTGTCAATATGGAAAAATTTTAAAATCCCATTTATAATACATGCGTCACACTTTAAAGATGGTGTAAATTTAGCAAAAAAAGAATGTAAAATTAAAAATATGTTAGCAGCAAAAGAAGCAATAGAATTTGCAAATATATTAAACGCTAAATATATAATATTCCACCCTGGTATAGCCGGCGATATAAAAGAAACAGTTGAACAACTAAACGAAATTAACGACAAAAGAATTTTAATTGAGAATAAACCATACTTTATTGAAATGAACAACTCTATTTGCAATGGAGCCACTATTGAAGAAATTGATTATGTTTTAAACAATACCAATGTTGGCTTTTGCTTAGACATTGGTCATGCAATTTGTGCAGCAAACGCAAATAAATTAGATGCCATTGAATATATTAAGCAATTCTTAAAGTTTAACCCAAAAATGTTTCATTTGGTTGATAATAAATTTGATTCAATTTATGATAAACATTACCACATTGGGAATGAAAATTATCCAATTAAAAAAATAATTGAACTGCTCCCAAAAGAAAGCTTAATAACACTTGAAACATACAAAAACTCCAATGAAAATTTGGACGATTTTTCAGCAGATGTACTCAGAATAAATACAATAATAAATGAAAAGTCATAA
- the pseH gene encoding UDP-4-amino-4,6-dideoxy-N-acetyl-beta-L-altrosamine N-acetyltransferase: MKSHNGTHIAINGNTLTNFINLTDEQHKIVLSMRNDTSILKWMYGRHIIKLSEHLKFIKKLKNDKSNHYWLVRDSSGNYIGVISINKLHTENKNAYLGIYTNPSIKIKGLGHVLIDCLKYLAFIEFKLHTLKLEVFENNERAIKFYERNGFIREGLLKEFVYNNKSWINVVVMGITNENS; encoded by the coding sequence ATGAAAAGTCATAACGGAACACATATTGCAATCAACGGTAACACTCTAACAAACTTCATTAATCTCACTGATGAACAACACAAAATTGTTCTCTCAATGCGAAATGATACTTCTATATTAAAGTGGATGTATGGTAGACATATTATTAAATTAAGTGAACACTTAAAATTCATTAAAAAATTAAAAAACGACAAATCAAATCATTACTGGCTTGTTCGTGACTCTTCAGGTAACTACATTGGGGTAATCTCAATAAATAAACTACACACTGAAAATAAAAATGCCTACTTAGGCATATACACAAATCCATCAATTAAAATTAAGGGTTTGGGGCATGTTTTAATTGATTGTTTAAAATACTTAGCATTTATTGAGTTTAAACTTCATACCTTAAAACTTGAAGTTTTTGAAAACAATGAACGGGCAATAAAGTTTTACGAAAGAAATGGATTCATCAGGGAAGGCCTTCTTAAGGAATTTGTTTACAATAACAAATCGTGGATAAATGTCGTAGTTATGGGAATAACAAATGAAAATAGCTAA
- a CDS encoding glycosyltransferase family 4 protein: protein MTKKTIAYYSDCPFFAGCENMLSYFFASQDIKSSFNILFFYRHSTEYNDGLMKKAFFKDVTYIPLNIWDFETINEKINHSKLKPLFFPIKVILKYVFFIRNLLVIWHNLSNRKIEILHVNNGGYPAAYSCLAAILAAKFAGISKTLMVVNNIAFGYKFASRKFDYLIDKLIAINTNLFITGSQNALDALSDMLKLPKKKLMSIHNGIQTKKPDVSRFDYLKQKGINTNNRPIFGIVALLIERKGHKHLLNAQKMLVERMGNRKAPLLLIEGTGPLEAELKNLSDSLGLCDDVIFTKGEENIFNFINVLDVFVLSSICNEDFPFVILEAMSIGKAVIATDVGGVKEQIINNETGLIVEPANSVALSLAMQELASNHEKVTSFGVAGKNRFYKHFDYKIATNKYLAVYNKMLNKISN, encoded by the coding sequence ATGACTAAAAAAACAATTGCATATTACTCCGATTGCCCATTTTTTGCAGGTTGTGAGAATATGCTTTCATACTTTTTTGCTAGTCAAGATATAAAATCATCATTTAATATTTTATTTTTTTACAGGCATTCAACTGAATATAATGATGGGCTAATGAAAAAAGCATTTTTCAAAGATGTTACATACATACCACTTAACATTTGGGACTTTGAAACTATAAATGAAAAAATAAATCATTCCAAATTAAAGCCCTTATTCTTTCCGATTAAAGTTATATTAAAATATGTTTTTTTTATTCGTAATCTTTTAGTTATTTGGCATAATTTATCAAACAGAAAAATAGAGATACTTCATGTAAATAATGGAGGCTACCCTGCTGCATATTCCTGCCTTGCAGCTATCTTGGCAGCAAAATTTGCCGGTATAAGTAAAACTTTAATGGTTGTAAACAACATTGCGTTTGGTTATAAATTTGCCAGCAGAAAATTTGATTATTTGATAGATAAACTTATAGCAATTAATACAAATCTTTTTATTACTGGTTCGCAAAATGCACTTGATGCATTGTCAGATATGCTTAAATTGCCCAAAAAAAAGTTAATGAGTATTCATAATGGAATACAAACAAAAAAACCTGATGTTAGCCGGTTTGATTATCTTAAGCAAAAAGGCATAAATACCAACAACAGGCCCATTTTTGGCATTGTGGCCCTTTTAATTGAAAGAAAAGGTCACAAGCACCTTTTAAATGCTCAAAAAATGCTAGTTGAGCGCATGGGTAATAGAAAAGCTCCACTTTTGCTTATTGAGGGGACAGGACCTCTTGAGGCAGAGCTAAAAAATCTTTCCGATTCACTTGGTTTATGTGATGATGTAATTTTCACCAAAGGCGAGGAAAATATATTCAATTTTATTAATGTTTTAGATGTTTTTGTGCTCTCATCAATCTGCAATGAGGACTTTCCTTTTGTAATATTAGAGGCAATGTCTATTGGCAAAGCGGTAATTGCTACAGATGTTGGAGGGGTTAAGGAACAAATAATAAACAATGAAACTGGATTAATTGTTGAACCTGCAAATAGTGTAGCTCTATCCTTAGCCATGCAAGAGCTTGCATCAAACCATGAGAAAGTTACTTCTTTTGGCGTTGCAGGCAAAAATCGTTTTTACAAACATTTTGATTATAAAATTGCAACAAACAAGTATTTAGCCGTTTATAATAAAATGCTTAATAAAATCTCCAATTAA